From one Gossypium hirsutum isolate 1008001.06 chromosome D08, Gossypium_hirsutum_v2.1, whole genome shotgun sequence genomic stretch:
- the LOC107908456 gene encoding ankyrin repeat-containing protein BDA1, translating into MESRLFEAARCGDISAFHSLLEEDPFLLDRVALNSVYNPLHVSALAGQVEITKEIVSRKPAFTRELNENGFSPIHVASANGHIEIIRELMRVGYDICLLKGKDGKVPLHCAALKGRVDVVKELVWACPESLKQVTACGETALHLTVKSNQIEAARVLIEEIRRLQMMEILNWKDTEGNTVLHQATFNRQHEIIGLLIGGEALACGVNVNTVNTSGFTPKDVLDLLLQNGSDFYHHDIHIYQMFQQAGAVKGREITTDPAYVRTRTENPNRQIAQSACSWNLWKELMREVAESSTDTQNALMVVAVLIATVTYQAVLSPPSGFWEADKRKSQTVTIVQKRTMNPGEAVMASDPEIFAVFIVFNAIGFFASLAMISLLTSGFPLRAGLRLAILSMTATYVIAVIYMGPTKMREVYIVVILMGLLFLAESIRFTVWLLKKWGIVGDTRSRLR; encoded by the exons ATGGAATCAAGATTGTTTGAAGCAGCTCGTTGTGGAGATATATCTGCATTTCACTCGTTACTCGAGGAAGATCCATTTCTGCTCGACCGAGTTGCGTTAAATTCAGTCTATAATCCTCTACACGTATCCGCATTGGCAGGACAAGTGGAAATCACAAAGGAAATCGTGAGCAGAAAGCCGGCATTCACTAGGGAGCTAAACGAAAATGGTTTTAGTCCTATACATGTTGCTTCAGCAAATGGGCACATTGAGATAATAAGAGAGCTTATGAGGGTTGGATATGATATATGCCTTTTGAAGGGGAAAGACGGCAAAGTTCCACTCCATTGCGCGGCTTTAAAAGGGAGAGTGGATGTTGTTAAGGAACTGGTGTGGGCTTGCCCCGAGTCTCTTAAACAAGTGACGGCTTGCGGCGAAACCGCCCTTCATTTGACTGTGAAAAGCAATCAGATTGAAGCTGCAAGGGTATTGATTGAGGAGATAAGGAGGTTACAAATGATGGAAATCTTAAACTGGAAAGACACCGAGGGCAACACCGTTTTACATCAGGCAACCTTCAATAGACAACATGAG ATTATAGGTCTATTAATCGGTGGAGAAGCACTTGCTTGTGGAGTTAACGTAAATACAGTAAACACCAGTGGATTCACACCGAAGGATGTCCTGGATCTTTTGCTCCAAAATGGAAGTGATTTTTATCATCATGATATTCATATTTATCAGATGTTCCAGCAAGCTGGAGCTGTGAAAGGCCGAGAAATAACAACAGACCCTGCTTATGTCCGAACTCGAACAGAAAACCCAAACAGGCAAATAGCACAATCTGCTTGTTCATGGAACCTATGGAAGGAACTAATGAGAGAGGTAGCGGAATCATCCACCGACACTCAAAATGCACTAATGGTTGTGGCAGTCCTAATAGCAACGGTCACGTACCAAGCGGTTCTGAGCCCTCCAAGTGGTTTCTGGGAAGCTGATAAACGAAAATCTCAGACCGTTACGATAGTTCAAAAGAGAACCATGAATCCTGGAGAAGCTGTAATGGCGAGTGACCCTGAAATCTTTGCGGTGTTCATTGTGTTTAATGCCATTGGTTTCTTTGCATCGCTTGCCATGATATCTCTGCTTACAAGTGGATTCCCTCTCAGAGCAGGCTTAAGGTTGGCCATACTTTCAATGACGGCAACTTACGTAATTGCTGTAATCTATATGGGTCCAACGAAAATGAGGGAAGTGTATATAGTGGTGATTTTGATGGGTCTTCTATTTCTTGCGGAGTCGATACGGTTCACCGTGTGGTTGCTCAAGAAATGGGGAATTGTTGGTGATACGAGGAGCCGACTGCGTTAG